In Nitrosarchaeum sp., a genomic segment contains:
- a CDS encoding DNA polymerase II large subunit produces MPNYYLDYYSNLSKNTYAIFEHAAMAKSTLVDSSGIIEPKIAFDLADRVSKMHDIDIAEPLRELLQIHGKELSALILSKEIALGKYSLSDASLEEKLDLAVRVGLAIVTEGVTIAPLQGISEVKIKKNKDGSEYLSVSIAGPMRSAGGTESAVTILIADHVRKAVGLSKYQANCFDDETGRFIEELRIYEREASSFQFHILDEDIEHVISHLPVELNGVDTDPFEVVNHKGMTRITTNRVRGGALRVLNDGLIGRSKKLLKRIEMYQLDGWEWLGDLKGAVQTGDNQEDAAAKRMREVITGRSVLSMPNKLGGFRLRYGRACNTGFAAVGINPVIAEILDHAIAVGTQIKTDIPGKGATIAFVDSIDTPIVRLKNGNVIKIKDVKHGIEIKGEIEKILHLGDILISFGDFLENNAQLIPSGYVEEFWIEELKEKLIKYAPDDEFLIQFLTKTPTLDEALKLSIDFQIPLHPQYLYYWDQISSEEFLQILHPIKINENSIEYSIETKIILEKLGVPHKMNNTQIILEKEEARIFYNLLFRNEPKINDLSIPQIISKSSGIIIKNKFSTSIGVRIGRPEKAAPRQMKPPTHVLFPINDKGGPTRDLLKASRQDNFFTNIFNRSCQECNEPSIGIKCSKCGIKTTIVYRCGNCRDILDNPFCEKCKRKASSHSHQAFPLKSKLLLAQEKMGLRAQEPFKGVKELINQDRIAEPLEKGLVRQNFGLTVFKDGTVRFDATNSPLTQFQPSWIGTSIEKLNELGYTHDIDGKPLTDPNQTVELLMQDVIIPNESGKYLVSICKYIDTILEKFYEKSTFYNVKNTDDLIGHLIIGLAPHTSVGIVGRIIGYTETHVCFATPNWHSAKRRDADGDADSIMLLMDSLLNFSRQFLSDRIGGLMDAPLLIQPLVLPHESQPQAHNLEVVKFLPLEFFKSTIQQNKAPDVACVEIIKSRLETERQFFGYYFTHSTTSLTTSKSRSAYSTLGSMLDKFDMQIKNAELIDAVNTSEIVSNVISTHLVPDIMGNLRAYARQNFRCTGCGKSYRRIPLIQTCICGHDLIPTITRGSVEKYLKLAKRLVDKYDVGAYQRGRIHALSDEIDLVFGKNKGDQSLLSDYT; encoded by the coding sequence ATGCCAAATTATTATCTTGACTATTATTCTAACCTCTCAAAAAATACCTATGCTATTTTTGAACATGCAGCTATGGCAAAATCAACACTGGTTGATTCATCAGGGATAATTGAGCCTAAAATTGCATTTGATTTAGCAGATCGAGTTTCAAAAATGCACGATATTGATATTGCGGAACCTTTACGAGAACTCCTACAAATCCATGGAAAAGAACTATCTGCATTAATTTTATCAAAAGAAATTGCATTAGGAAAATATTCACTAAGTGATGCCAGTTTAGAAGAAAAATTAGATTTAGCAGTTAGAGTGGGATTAGCTATTGTTACAGAGGGGGTTACAATTGCTCCACTACAAGGAATTAGTGAAGTAAAAATCAAGAAAAATAAAGATGGAAGCGAATATCTCTCTGTATCTATTGCTGGACCAATGCGTTCTGCAGGCGGAACCGAGTCTGCAGTAACAATCTTAATTGCTGATCATGTGAGAAAAGCGGTCGGCTTATCAAAATATCAAGCAAATTGTTTTGATGATGAAACTGGGAGATTTATTGAAGAACTTCGAATTTATGAAAGAGAAGCTAGTAGTTTTCAATTTCATATACTAGATGAAGATATAGAACATGTAATTTCACATCTACCTGTAGAATTAAACGGTGTAGATACAGATCCTTTCGAAGTTGTAAATCACAAAGGAATGACTCGTATTACAACAAATAGAGTTAGGGGAGGAGCATTACGAGTTTTAAATGATGGGTTAATTGGAAGATCTAAAAAACTACTCAAAAGAATCGAAATGTATCAACTAGATGGTTGGGAGTGGTTAGGAGACCTAAAAGGGGCTGTTCAAACAGGAGATAATCAAGAAGACGCTGCAGCCAAGAGAATGCGGGAAGTTATTACAGGAAGATCTGTATTATCCATGCCTAACAAACTTGGTGGTTTTCGATTAAGATATGGTAGAGCATGTAATACAGGATTTGCCGCAGTGGGAATTAATCCTGTAATTGCAGAAATTTTAGATCATGCAATTGCAGTTGGTACTCAAATCAAAACTGATATTCCAGGCAAGGGAGCAACAATAGCTTTTGTTGATTCTATTGACACTCCAATAGTCCGACTCAAAAATGGTAATGTTATAAAAATTAAAGATGTTAAGCATGGAATTGAAATTAAAGGAGAGATCGAAAAAATTCTCCATTTAGGTGATATTTTAATTTCATTTGGTGATTTTCTAGAAAACAATGCCCAACTCATACCTTCAGGATATGTTGAAGAATTTTGGATTGAGGAGTTAAAAGAAAAATTAATAAAATATGCACCCGATGATGAATTTTTAATTCAGTTTCTAACTAAAACTCCTACTTTGGATGAAGCATTAAAACTATCAATTGATTTTCAAATACCATTACACCCACAATACTTGTATTATTGGGATCAAATATCATCAGAAGAATTTTTACAAATATTACATCCAATAAAGATTAATGAAAACTCTATTGAATATTCTATAGAAACAAAAATTATTCTTGAAAAACTTGGAGTTCCTCATAAAATGAATAATACCCAAATAATTCTTGAAAAAGAAGAAGCTAGAATTTTTTATAATCTTCTTTTTAGAAATGAGCCAAAAATAAACGATTTATCAATCCCACAAATTATATCAAAATCATCTGGAATTATTATTAAAAATAAATTTTCTACTTCAATTGGAGTTAGAATAGGAAGGCCTGAAAAAGCAGCACCAAGACAAATGAAACCACCAACTCATGTTTTATTCCCCATTAATGATAAAGGAGGTCCAACTAGAGATCTCTTAAAGGCTTCAAGACAAGACAATTTTTTTACAAATATTTTCAATCGATCTTGTCAAGAATGTAATGAACCATCAATTGGTATTAAATGCTCTAAATGTGGCATCAAAACAACAATAGTTTATCGATGTGGGAATTGTCGAGACATACTTGATAATCCTTTTTGTGAAAAATGTAAACGAAAGGCATCATCTCACTCTCATCAAGCATTTCCATTAAAATCAAAATTATTGTTAGCACAAGAAAAAATGGGCTTACGTGCTCAGGAGCCATTCAAAGGAGTTAAAGAATTAATCAATCAAGATAGAATAGCTGAACCATTAGAAAAAGGATTAGTCCGTCAAAATTTTGGTCTTACTGTATTCAAAGATGGAACTGTTCGTTTTGATGCCACAAATTCACCTCTTACTCAATTTCAACCATCATGGATAGGCACATCTATTGAAAAACTAAACGAATTAGGATATACTCATGATATTGATGGAAAACCACTAACTGATCCAAATCAAACAGTTGAACTTCTAATGCAGGATGTAATTATTCCAAACGAAAGTGGAAAATATCTAGTATCTATATGCAAATACATTGATACTATTTTAGAAAAATTTTATGAAAAGTCCACCTTCTACAATGTCAAAAACACAGACGATTTAATTGGCCATCTAATAATCGGATTAGCACCACACACATCTGTCGGTATTGTTGGAAGAATAATTGGTTATACTGAAACACATGTCTGTTTTGCAACTCCTAATTGGCACTCTGCAAAAAGAAGAGACGCAGATGGAGATGCTGATTCTATTATGTTATTGATGGATAGTCTTCTAAATTTTTCAAGACAATTTCTTTCTGATAGAATTGGTGGTTTAATGGATGCACCATTATTGATTCAACCACTTGTATTGCCTCATGAATCCCAACCACAAGCACACAACCTTGAAGTTGTTAAATTTTTACCACTTGAATTCTTTAAATCTACAATCCAACAAAATAAAGCCCCAGATGTTGCTTGTGTAGAAATAATCAAATCACGTCTTGAAACAGAAAGACAATTTTTTGGATATTATTTCACACATTCTACAACTTCACTTACAACATCAAAATCACGTAGCGCTTATTCTACACTCGGTTCAATGCTTGATAAATTTGATATGCAAATTAAAAATGCTGAACTTATAGATGCTGTAAATACATCCGAAATTGTTTCAAATGTAATTTCCACTCATCTGGTTCCTGATATTATGGGAAACTTACGTGCTTATGCCAGACAAAATTTTAGATGTACGGGATGTGGAAAATCATACCGTAGAATCCCTTTGATTCAAACTTGTATTTGTGGCCATGATTTAATTCCCACAATTACAAGGGGCTCCGTAGAAAAATATCTTAAACTTGCAAAGAGATTAGTGGATAAATACGATGTTGGGGCTTATCAAAGAGGACGAATTCATGCATTATCTGATGAAATTGATCTAGTTTTTGGTAAGAACAAAGGAGATCAATCACTCCTAAGTGATTATACTTAG
- a CDS encoding geranylgeranylglyceryl/heptaprenylglyceryl phosphate synthase, with amino-acid sequence MTRNKVESFLKSELEKKKALLFVLIDSEESKLESSQKLAQNVEKIGASAILVGGSSATDQIEMAKVVKGIKKYIKIPIILFPGNITGVVPDADAILFSSLMNSENPYFITQAQALGAPSVLKFGLEPLPTAYLVIGDGTSAWFVGSARGIPFEKPKIAAAYALAAQFLGMRFVYLEAGSGAKSSVTPEMVKTVRKAFNGFLIVGGGIRDTKTASDLVKAGADALVIGTFLEKGGSIKKLAEITKAIQTSK; translated from the coding sequence ATGACTAGAAATAAAGTTGAATCCTTCCTAAAATCTGAACTTGAAAAGAAAAAAGCATTGTTGTTTGTATTAATTGATTCTGAAGAGTCTAAGTTAGAATCTTCACAAAAACTTGCTCAAAATGTTGAAAAAATAGGCGCATCTGCTATTCTAGTAGGTGGTTCATCTGCAACAGATCAAATTGAAATGGCTAAAGTTGTAAAAGGCATTAAAAAATATATTAAAATTCCAATCATACTCTTCCCTGGAAACATCACAGGAGTTGTACCTGATGCGGACGCTATCCTTTTTAGTTCACTTATGAATTCTGAAAATCCATATTTTATTACTCAAGCACAAGCATTAGGAGCGCCAAGCGTTCTTAAATTTGGATTGGAACCACTTCCTACTGCATATTTGGTTATTGGAGATGGAACGTCAGCATGGTTTGTAGGTTCAGCAAGAGGCATACCTTTTGAAAAACCAAAAATTGCAGCAGCATATGCCCTTGCTGCACAATTTCTTGGAATGAGATTTGTCTATTTAGAAGCAGGTTCTGGAGCAAAATCTAGTGTTACTCCAGAGATGGTTAAGACGGTAAGAAAAGCATTTAATGGATTTTTGATAGTTGGTGGTGGAATTAGAGACACTAAAACTGCTTCAGATTTGGTAAAAGCTGGTGCCGATGCCCTTGTTATTGGAACCTTTCTAGAGAAAGGTGGAAGTATTAAGAAACTAGCTGAAATAACAAAAGCAATTCAAACAAGTAAGTAA
- a CDS encoding winged helix DNA-binding protein codes for MLIEIPEPNVILVVIVAFVVGLVGLYSYYKIRPFIKTKSEMMDSSQLERLEYYERQLIDMKIRLDSMEMQGVEQKKEDPTLEIKQYLEKLTKNQQVIENPVVSPKKTEDISKEPKTIQRMPNLDHNNATDYVLHLITNKAMTSRDIQITLKRSREHTSRLMKKLYDDGFVQRNTSTKPYTYSITEKGKEKINVFESNSLIA; via the coding sequence ATGTTGATTGAAATTCCTGAACCAAATGTGATTTTAGTCGTGATTGTTGCATTTGTTGTAGGTTTGGTTGGTTTGTATAGTTATTACAAAATACGCCCATTCATCAAAACTAAGAGTGAAATGATGGACTCCTCACAGTTAGAGCGATTAGAATATTATGAAAGACAATTAATCGATATGAAAATACGCCTAGATTCAATGGAAATGCAAGGTGTTGAACAGAAAAAGGAGGATCCTACTCTAGAGATTAAACAATATTTAGAAAAATTAACTAAAAATCAACAAGTAATAGAAAATCCAGTAGTTTCGCCTAAAAAAACAGAGGATATTAGTAAAGAGCCTAAAACGATCCAACGTATGCCTAATTTGGATCATAATAATGCCACAGACTATGTGTTGCATCTAATCACAAACAAAGCTATGACATCACGTGATATACAAATCACATTAAAACGAAGTAGAGAACACACTTCAAGGTTAATGAAGAAGCTTTATGATGATGGATTTGTTCAAAGGAATACAAGTACAAAACCATATACTTATTCAATTACTGAAAAAGGAAAAGAAAAGATTAATGTTTTTGAATCTAATTCATTAATTGCATAA
- a CDS encoding AbrB/MazE/SpoVT family DNA-binding domain-containing protein, translating into MSVQENEVLVKITSAGTISIPKQFRKYMDIQKGEYVKVILGKDRLIVRKITIS; encoded by the coding sequence ATGTCTGTCCAAGAAAATGAGGTTTTAGTTAAAATCACATCAGCCGGAACTATTTCTATTCCTAAACAATTTAGAAAATATATGGATATTCAAAAAGGAGAATATGTTAAAGTAATATTGGGAAAAGACCGACTTATAGTTAGAAAAATTACTATATCTTAG
- a CDS encoding AAA family ATPase: protein MSDPIDRLLDAAESGKSIIKNRDILHFTYIPNTIQHRNSEQEQVTQSLLPILKHSRPSNLLVYGKPGTGKTLVVKKVLNKIQERVEKSKFPIKLIYANSKEETTLYGLLVSFGRQLGMSDKELPGTGLAISEVFKRILNNIDEFKINVIFVIDEIDYLAQLVSKTGKDILYQLTRANERLKQGSLTLVGISNDLTFKEKLDPRVISSLGEEEVVFTNYNVEQIKKILEERINEAFISNSVEDPALNLCAALAGGEHGDARRAIDLIRVAGEIAERQQSEKVSQDHVREASLKIEENKEETSLKSYPLHEKLVILAIMKAGGSSTGEIYSSYKGLCKIVGRDELTQRRITQMLSEIELSGIISGRLIHQGIHGRTKKYKLTISSEMIKKTFKDDLTLQDIV, encoded by the coding sequence ATGTCCGATCCAATTGATAGATTACTTGATGCAGCTGAATCTGGAAAATCAATTATAAAAAACAGGGATATTCTTCATTTTACATATATTCCAAATACAATTCAACATAGAAATTCTGAACAAGAACAAGTTACTCAATCACTACTACCAATTCTTAAACATTCAAGGCCATCTAACTTACTAGTTTATGGTAAACCAGGTACTGGAAAGACACTTGTAGTTAAAAAAGTATTAAATAAAATTCAAGAGAGAGTAGAAAAATCAAAATTTCCAATAAAACTCATTTATGCTAACTCCAAAGAAGAGACCACGCTTTATGGTTTGTTAGTAAGTTTTGGAAGGCAGTTGGGTATGAGTGATAAAGAACTACCTGGAACTGGCCTAGCAATTAGTGAAGTTTTCAAAAGAATTCTAAATAATATTGATGAATTTAAAATAAATGTTATTTTTGTTATAGATGAAATTGACTATCTAGCCCAACTTGTCTCAAAAACAGGCAAAGATATCTTATATCAACTTACTAGAGCAAACGAACGTCTAAAACAAGGCTCTTTAACTTTGGTAGGAATTTCAAATGACCTTACATTTAAGGAAAAACTTGATCCTAGAGTAATCAGCAGTTTAGGTGAAGAAGAGGTAGTTTTTACAAACTACAATGTAGAACAAATTAAAAAAATATTAGAAGAACGTATTAACGAGGCGTTTATCTCTAATTCAGTAGAAGATCCAGCACTAAATCTTTGTGCAGCCTTGGCAGGTGGTGAACATGGAGATGCTAGAAGGGCAATTGATCTTATTCGTGTTGCAGGTGAAATCGCTGAAAGGCAACAATCAGAAAAGGTTTCCCAAGATCATGTTAGGGAGGCATCACTAAAAATTGAAGAAAATAAAGAAGAAACATCTCTAAAATCATACCCACTCCATGAAAAACTTGTAATCCTAGCAATTATGAAGGCCGGAGGTTCATCAACTGGTGAGATTTATTCATCTTACAAAGGACTTTGTAAAATAGTAGGAAGAGACGAACTAACACAAAGGCGAATTACTCAAATGCTTAGTGAAATTGAATTGTCTGGAATTATCTCAGGTAGATTAATTCATCAAGGAATACATGGAAGAACAAAAAAATACAAACTTACAATCTCATCGGAAATGATTAAAAAAACCTTCAAAGATGATTTAACTTTGCAAGATATTGTTTAG